In Gimesia benthica, a single window of DNA contains:
- a CDS encoding 30S ribosomal protein S1 produces the protein MSSEQPSTEEIKTSEASAEIQASSEQQQPAESQPAEQQETESASAGQASASAEPAAAESEAAKPERKVQLNPKVDPAQFKAIPSAGATPSAPVKKDDAEAQAEEEVEVTQEQLQEAAMMQIAESAKPVDIPDDVDDLGDDLEAELAAALSGQGAQELPKSYSEEEAAADAAVEKPATTSGSSEEGLAEGDRLKGIVESINNDDVFIDLGSRALGTPGIVPLRQFGDKTPEIGQEVEVKVTAVKEAEGLIQLSLPRGHHKPAGDWDAVAVGQVVECVVNKSNKGGLEVNVGSLRGFLPASQADLYFVGDLEPFVGQKLTVQITEVNPKKRNLVVSRRKYLESEREEIQKELWEKLAIGQELTGTVKNIKDYGAFVDLGGIDGFLHIGEISWNRIKHPKDALSEMQKINVKILKIDKEKNRISLGMKQLQQDPWQLAEDRYATGSTVTGKVTRTTDFGAFVELEPGLEGLVHISELDHRRVKRVTEVLTTGQETSAKVLEVDPNRKRISLSLKALTEKPEDAVEARAEESQPAYERKRKGPLLGGNADETNSGSGGGGGLFGNPDDYK, from the coding sequence ATGAGTTCAGAACAACCTTCAACTGAAGAAATCAAAACCAGCGAAGCGTCTGCAGAAATTCAGGCCTCTTCCGAACAGCAGCAGCCAGCCGAAAGCCAGCCTGCTGAACAGCAGGAAACAGAGTCTGCATCTGCAGGACAGGCTTCCGCTTCAGCAGAACCTGCTGCTGCGGAAAGCGAAGCCGCCAAGCCGGAACGCAAAGTTCAGTTGAATCCAAAAGTGGATCCCGCGCAGTTCAAAGCCATTCCTTCAGCTGGCGCCACACCAAGTGCACCCGTTAAAAAAGACGATGCTGAAGCTCAAGCTGAAGAAGAAGTCGAAGTGACTCAGGAACAGCTCCAGGAAGCAGCCATGATGCAGATTGCAGAATCTGCTAAACCGGTCGATATTCCGGATGACGTCGATGACCTCGGCGATGATCTGGAAGCGGAACTGGCAGCAGCCCTCTCCGGTCAGGGCGCACAGGAACTTCCCAAGTCATACAGCGAAGAAGAAGCTGCCGCAGACGCCGCCGTTGAAAAACCTGCCACAACTTCAGGCAGTTCGGAAGAAGGACTGGCGGAAGGCGATCGACTCAAGGGAATTGTGGAATCGATTAACAACGACGATGTCTTCATCGATCTGGGAAGCCGGGCACTCGGAACTCCCGGCATTGTTCCCCTGCGACAGTTCGGCGATAAAACCCCCGAAATCGGACAGGAAGTCGAAGTCAAAGTCACCGCAGTCAAAGAAGCTGAAGGCCTGATTCAACTCTCCCTGCCTCGCGGACATCACAAACCTGCCGGAGACTGGGATGCTGTCGCCGTCGGACAGGTGGTGGAATGCGTCGTCAACAAATCGAACAAAGGCGGCCTGGAAGTCAATGTCGGCAGCCTGCGAGGATTTTTGCCCGCCAGCCAGGCCGATCTGTATTTCGTGGGCGACCTCGAACCGTTTGTAGGTCAGAAGCTGACCGTGCAGATCACCGAAGTGAATCCCAAGAAACGCAACCTGGTAGTCAGCCGTCGCAAGTATCTCGAATCAGAACGCGAAGAAATTCAGAAGGAACTCTGGGAGAAACTGGCCATTGGTCAGGAGCTGACCGGAACCGTGAAGAATATCAAGGACTACGGTGCTTTCGTCGATCTGGGGGGCATCGATGGCTTCCTGCACATCGGCGAGATCAGCTGGAATCGCATCAAGCATCCCAAAGATGCGCTCAGCGAAATGCAGAAGATCAATGTCAAGATCCTCAAGATTGATAAGGAAAAGAACCGCATCAGTCTGGGCATGAAACAACTCCAGCAGGATCCCTGGCAACTGGCTGAAGATCGCTATGCCACTGGTTCAACAGTTACCGGTAAAGTAACACGTACGACAGATTTTGGTGCTTTCGTCGAACTGGAACCGGGACTCGAAGGGCTCGTTCACATCAGTGAGCTCGACCATCGTCGGGTCAAACGCGTTACCGAAGTGCTGACGACAGGCCAGGAGACGTCCGCGAAAGTGCTGGAAGTCGATCCGAACCGCAAGCGGATCAGCCTTTCACTGAAAGCGTTGACCGAGAAACCGGAAGACGCTGTTGAAGCACGGGCAGAAGAATCACAGCCTGCCTACGAGCGGAAACGCAAAGGTCCGCTGCTGGGAGGCAATGCCGACGAAACTAATTCTGGTTCAGGCGGCGGTGGTGGCCTGTTCGGTAATCCGGATGACTATAAATAA
- a CDS encoding sugar phosphate isomerase/epimerase family protein, translated as MFVAASSRCFSDESFEVSCERLTDLEYDKIEIWMDEESDHLKPSEVSRSPEDFYSRFREATRLTPIAFCLENDIEPTAFQSLCKAAKQLRIAQITIPASPLGTPFNSEIDRLKALLKIASRDGIRLSIKTKTGQLTEDPRTATELCQSVKGLGLTLDPSYYTCGPYSNTSYDMVFPYVCHVHLRDSTSDQVQVPVGLGEIDYSRMISMLERQNYNQFLSVELLPSLLNGVDRALELRKLRMLLESVVI; from the coding sequence GTGTTTGTAGCTGCATCATCACGTTGTTTTTCAGATGAATCGTTTGAAGTCAGTTGTGAACGTCTGACGGATCTGGAATACGATAAGATCGAGATCTGGATGGACGAAGAGAGTGATCACCTGAAACCATCAGAGGTCTCTCGATCGCCAGAGGATTTTTATTCACGTTTCCGGGAAGCGACCCGCTTAACGCCGATCGCCTTCTGTCTGGAAAACGATATCGAACCGACGGCCTTCCAGTCGTTGTGCAAAGCCGCCAAACAACTGCGGATCGCACAGATCACAATCCCCGCTTCTCCGCTGGGGACGCCTTTCAACTCGGAAATTGATCGTCTGAAAGCGCTGTTGAAGATCGCCAGTCGTGACGGTATCAGACTGTCTATCAAAACCAAAACCGGTCAACTTACAGAAGACCCGCGCACGGCAACAGAACTCTGCCAGTCCGTCAAAGGCCTGGGTCTGACTCTGGACCCCAGCTATTACACCTGCGGTCCCTATAGCAATACATCCTACGACATGGTGTTCCCCTATGTCTGCCATGTGCACCTGCGAGACTCCACCAGCGATCAGGTACAGGTCCCGGTGGGACTGGGAGAAATTGACTACAGCAGAATGATCAGCATGCTGGAGCGTCAAAACTATAACCAGTTCCTGTCAGTAGAACTGCTGCCCTCACTTCTGAATGGTGTGGATCGTGCTCTGGAACTGCGCAAGCTGCGAATGCTGCTCGAATCAGTCGTGATCTGA
- a CDS encoding sulfatase family protein, whose product MTRSALSRRMNLIFSFPLFTLLAAFMHINAAHAESKPNVVVIYADDLGYGDLACFGHPTIKTPHLDQMAEEGMKFTQFYSAAPVCTPSRAALLTGRYPIRSGMCSDKRRVLFPDSGGGIPASEVTLAEAMKSAGYRTACVGKWHLGHLPQFLPTSNGFDSYFGIPYSNDMDRVADRKMGRKIFLDPKVKYWNVPLMRDTDIVEQPADQTTITKRYTEEAIKFIKQDQKQPFFLYLAHNMPHVPLFRSPAFADKSLRGLYGDVIEEIDWSVGQVLQTLRDEGLDQNTIVWFSSDNGPWLIFDAQGGSAGLLRDGKGSTWEGGMREPTLAWWPGHIPAGTVSQEQGSTMDIYTTSIKLAGGAVPTDRVVDGVDLTPVLTQSGPGPRDEMVYYRGTKLMAIRKGPWKAHFITKPAYGREPFKEHDPPVLYHLEHDPSEKYDVAKDHPEVIKELKAAAEKHRKTVKPVPSQLEIPLTQK is encoded by the coding sequence ATGACACGAAGCGCACTCAGTCGTCGAATGAACCTTATCTTTTCATTCCCCCTATTCACCCTGCTCGCCGCATTCATGCACATCAATGCTGCCCATGCAGAATCAAAGCCGAATGTGGTTGTGATCTATGCGGATGACCTGGGATATGGGGATCTGGCCTGCTTCGGGCACCCTACAATTAAGACTCCCCATCTGGATCAGATGGCGGAGGAGGGAATGAAATTCACCCAGTTTTACTCAGCAGCTCCGGTCTGTACTCCCAGTCGAGCCGCTTTATTAACGGGGCGCTATCCCATTCGTTCAGGGATGTGCAGTGATAAACGCCGAGTGCTGTTTCCCGATTCAGGGGGCGGCATTCCGGCCAGTGAAGTCACACTGGCAGAAGCGATGAAATCAGCCGGATATCGTACAGCGTGTGTCGGTAAATGGCACCTGGGTCATCTGCCTCAGTTCCTGCCGACCAGCAATGGATTTGACAGCTATTTCGGCATTCCCTATTCCAACGATATGGACCGGGTTGCTGACCGTAAGATGGGTCGAAAGATCTTCCTCGATCCGAAGGTCAAATACTGGAACGTCCCCCTAATGCGGGACACGGATATCGTCGAACAACCCGCCGATCAGACCACAATCACCAAACGCTATACCGAAGAAGCGATCAAGTTTATCAAACAGGATCAGAAGCAGCCGTTCTTCCTGTACCTGGCCCACAATATGCCGCATGTGCCGCTATTCCGCTCTCCGGCATTTGCAGACAAAAGTCTGCGGGGCCTGTATGGCGATGTCATCGAGGAGATTGACTGGAGCGTCGGTCAGGTACTGCAGACACTGCGCGATGAGGGCTTAGACCAGAATACGATCGTCTGGTTTTCCAGCGACAACGGGCCCTGGCTCATCTTTGACGCCCAGGGAGGCTCAGCTGGCCTGTTACGCGATGGTAAAGGCAGCACCTGGGAAGGGGGCATGCGTGAGCCGACACTGGCCTGGTGGCCCGGTCATATTCCCGCGGGAACGGTTTCCCAGGAGCAGGGGAGCACGATGGACATCTACACGACCTCAATCAAGCTGGCAGGTGGTGCTGTCCCCACAGATCGCGTTGTTGATGGTGTAGACCTCACTCCGGTTCTGACGCAGAGTGGTCCCGGCCCGCGCGATGAAATGGTTTATTATCGCGGCACAAAACTGATGGCGATCCGCAAAGGACCGTGGAAAGCACATTTCATCACCAAACCCGCTTACGGCCGGGAACCGTTTAAGGAACATGATCCGCCGGTACTATACCACCTGGAGCATGATCCTTCCGAAAAGTACGACGTCGCCAAGGATCATCCCGAGGTTATCAAAGAACTGAAAGCGGCTGCGGAGAAGCATCGCAAAACGGTAAAACCGGTGCCTTCACAGCTGGAAATTCCGCTCACTCAAAAGTGA
- a CDS encoding MarR family winged helix-turn-helix transcriptional regulator, with the protein MEQDHQPATISPTSEKDWRSLQHQEFVEQVDLLIRTAHMIRTALNNSFAHLEINEVRYAALKVIDAIRESGCSQSELARKLGQSESNICTLIERMESDQLVVRRQSQQDRRKRVLQVTEEGYLILERVKEYHGNVSQRLLAALTPDQRRQLTGMLQTLLKAAQVQRSQRETVRTVADSPSPYALRDIPAA; encoded by the coding sequence ATGGAACAGGATCACCAACCAGCGACCATCTCTCCCACAAGCGAGAAAGACTGGAGATCACTGCAGCACCAGGAATTTGTCGAACAGGTCGATCTTTTGATCCGCACCGCTCACATGATCCGCACGGCATTGAATAACAGTTTTGCCCATCTGGAGATTAACGAAGTCCGGTATGCTGCCTTGAAGGTGATTGACGCCATTCGCGAATCCGGCTGCTCCCAGTCGGAACTGGCACGCAAACTGGGCCAGTCTGAATCCAACATCTGCACACTGATCGAGCGGATGGAAAGTGATCAACTGGTCGTACGCCGACAGTCTCAGCAGGATCGTCGAAAACGTGTCCTGCAGGTGACAGAAGAAGGCTATCTGATTCTGGAACGGGTGAAAGAGTACCACGGCAACGTTTCGCAACGTCTGCTGGCCGCACTCACTCCGGATCAGCGCCGTCAATTAACCGGGATGCTACAGACATTACTCAAAGCAGCCCAGGTTCAACGTTCGCAACGGGAAACAGTACGAACCGTTGCCGACTCCCCTTCCCCTTATGCCTTACGTGATATTCCTGCCGCCTGA
- a CDS encoding TolC family protein, with protein sequence MSRAKFNPQCESLRTALAVALLAGLSLIQVGCSPTFWADQANADSYEILAEKADDPAWELPRYDVEPDPRSRFYDPYDPNHEPLPPDDPAANVYMHWLQCKKGYKSWHKFGRALSIENPDWLVQYGISPELSAEMAAAGNSLPGTELPALEEVTLQEAIDIANINSREYQFQIENLFLSALDLTFGRFQFDVKYLGVGGQNPQVDLNRRRLSNGTQELDLSSRMGVNQVLPSGAQWAVELANNTLWLFSGSNQTTSVSVLSYSLVQPLLLGAGRKVVLNNLTQDERNVLYQTRTLARFRKIFFTDTVGGGNGFLQLLQQLQVIYNERGNIKRLERQVEILRALSSQKPKVQQERLEELPENWIIPPALVEKMEYDDESRMLSWKGEMSAEEEKMLLALSDADSYQATVNELISRIRTEVVTLDVAQLETRLAQSVNRLRSIERQFQDSLGSFKIFMGLPPDMPMSIDESLLKPFQLIDPLLPEIEQEIYDYVAVWASVYVEDWEDPNLVPPTTADMLKVVDGLEKLIKKLQTDALVTLEQDIANIDMLLGQNTEGVSEDILALRKRRFETDEDRVRVRQSSANDIRLYSGVRKEIRELQSRLDGLRGFLSEDNLTNDQKKKIILEMANLREDMLRISQGLQVIEIGLRVELITLEPFNMDIEEAVRIGLDNRLDLMNERAFVMDTRRLMEVRSNELEAVLNVVVDGDVSTPLGKNRPLDFRGSQASLRAGVEFTAPLSLVQQRNAYRESQINYQRQRRAFMEAQDNIKFDIRRSWRQLNVLRQNFETSRVQIRLAALQYDSAVEATSDPAQAGRNQGLNLLNALSSVLDAQNSLISNWVNYEQNRLNIYRDMGIMEIDANGIWEDDFYQHRAGTIRPTNEHRQLPPEPTDSTGITGTEDIQPVVFRPASELNALSKENKTTAQAP encoded by the coding sequence ATGAGTCGCGCAAAATTCAATCCCCAATGTGAATCACTCAGAACAGCCCTGGCGGTAGCGCTACTGGCGGGGCTGTCACTGATTCAGGTCGGCTGCTCACCCACATTCTGGGCTGATCAGGCCAATGCGGATTCGTATGAAATTCTGGCAGAAAAAGCCGACGACCCAGCCTGGGAACTTCCCCGCTACGACGTCGAGCCCGATCCGCGTAGTCGTTTCTATGATCCCTATGATCCCAATCACGAACCGCTGCCTCCCGATGACCCTGCCGCCAATGTCTACATGCACTGGTTACAGTGCAAAAAGGGTTACAAAAGCTGGCACAAATTTGGTCGCGCACTCAGTATCGAAAACCCGGACTGGCTCGTGCAGTACGGTATCTCTCCCGAATTAAGTGCAGAAATGGCAGCGGCCGGGAATTCGCTGCCAGGTACGGAACTCCCTGCGCTCGAAGAAGTCACGCTGCAGGAAGCCATCGACATCGCGAACATTAACAGTCGCGAATATCAGTTCCAGATTGAAAACCTCTTCCTGTCTGCTCTCGATCTGACATTCGGGCGATTCCAGTTTGACGTGAAGTATCTGGGAGTCGGAGGACAGAATCCACAGGTCGATCTCAACCGGCGTCGCCTGTCTAACGGAACGCAGGAACTCGACCTCTCCAGTCGCATGGGGGTGAACCAGGTTTTGCCCAGTGGTGCCCAGTGGGCAGTCGAACTGGCAAACAATACGCTCTGGCTGTTCTCTGGATCGAATCAGACCACTTCCGTGAGTGTGCTTTCTTACTCGCTCGTTCAGCCGCTGTTGCTGGGAGCGGGCAGAAAGGTGGTCCTCAACAATCTGACTCAGGATGAACGTAACGTGCTCTATCAGACACGTACCCTGGCTCGCTTCCGAAAAATATTTTTCACCGATACCGTAGGCGGCGGCAATGGCTTCCTGCAATTGCTGCAGCAATTGCAGGTGATCTATAACGAACGTGGTAACATCAAACGACTCGAACGCCAGGTGGAAATTCTTCGCGCCCTGTCATCACAGAAACCCAAAGTGCAGCAGGAACGCCTGGAAGAACTGCCAGAGAACTGGATCATTCCTCCGGCACTCGTTGAGAAAATGGAATATGATGATGAAAGTCGGATGCTTTCCTGGAAAGGAGAGATGAGTGCTGAGGAAGAAAAAATGCTGCTGGCACTCAGTGATGCAGATTCTTATCAGGCAACCGTCAATGAACTCATCTCACGAATTCGAACCGAAGTCGTCACGCTGGATGTTGCTCAGCTGGAAACGCGATTGGCACAATCTGTTAATCGTTTGCGTTCCATCGAACGTCAGTTCCAGGATTCACTGGGCAGCTTCAAAATCTTCATGGGCCTGCCACCCGATATGCCTATGAGTATCGATGAATCACTTCTGAAACCATTCCAGTTGATCGATCCACTCCTGCCGGAAATTGAACAGGAAATTTACGATTACGTCGCGGTCTGGGCGAGTGTCTATGTTGAAGACTGGGAAGATCCCAACTTAGTTCCTCCCACAACAGCAGACATGCTGAAAGTCGTTGATGGTCTGGAGAAACTGATCAAAAAATTGCAGACCGATGCCCTGGTAACTCTCGAACAGGATATCGCGAACATTGACATGCTGCTCGGACAGAATACCGAGGGTGTTTCTGAAGACATTCTGGCACTACGAAAGCGTCGCTTCGAGACTGATGAAGACCGGGTGCGTGTCCGCCAGAGTTCCGCGAATGATATACGCTTGTATTCAGGCGTGCGGAAAGAGATCCGTGAATTGCAGAGTCGCCTGGATGGCCTGAGAGGCTTTCTGAGCGAAGATAATCTTACGAATGACCAGAAAAAGAAAATAATTCTGGAAATGGCCAACCTGCGGGAAGACATGCTCAGAATTTCACAGGGCTTGCAGGTGATTGAGATTGGACTGCGTGTGGAACTCATTACTCTGGAACCATTTAACATGGATATTGAGGAAGCGGTTCGCATCGGTCTGGATAACCGTCTGGACCTGATGAATGAGCGTGCTTTCGTGATGGATACCAGAAGATTGATGGAAGTGCGGTCTAATGAGCTCGAAGCGGTGTTAAATGTTGTAGTCGATGGAGACGTAAGTACTCCGCTCGGTAAAAACCGGCCTCTGGACTTCCGCGGTAGTCAGGCCAGTTTGCGGGCAGGGGTGGAATTTACGGCTCCATTGTCATTAGTACAGCAGAGAAATGCCTATCGGGAATCTCAAATCAATTACCAGCGACAACGTCGTGCCTTTATGGAGGCCCAGGATAATATCAAGTTTGACATCAGGCGCAGCTGGCGACAGCTGAATGTGTTGCGTCAGAACTTCGAAACATCTCGGGTCCAGATCCGCCTGGCTGCATTACAGTATGACAGTGCGGTGGAGGCTACTTCTGATCCTGCTCAGGCGGGGCGAAACCAGGGGTTAAACCTGTTAAATGCGTTATCATCAGTACTCGATGCACAAAACAGTTTAATCAGTAACTGGGTAAATTATGAACAAAACCGACTTAACATCTATCGAGATATGGGTATTATGGAGATAGATGCCAACGGCATTTGGGAAGATGATTTCTATCAACACCGCGCGGGAACGATAAGACCTACCAATGAGCACCGCCAACTCCCCCCAGAACCAACAGACTCAACAGGAATCACTGGAACAGAAGACATCCAACCAGTCGTCTTCCGACCAGCATCAGAACTCAATGCACTCTCCAAAGAAAACAAAACGACAGCGCAAGCTCCCTAA
- a CDS encoding efflux RND transporter periplasmic adaptor subunit: protein MHSPKKTKRQRKLPNKGTLFLLTILIAGAVVLLVPAVRRPLFSAFSSGQKKNTTYITDQATRGSFRVSVTERGQLDSLNNVTLSSKVKGFTTIISIVPEGTMVKAGELVCELDSSTLVDKEKQQQIQVTQAEAELKQAEENVAIQKTQNESDVSAAQLALDLAKLDLEKFQKGESQRDLNVKEGAVTKAREDLQRAEENFEFSKRIAKKGYKNQNDVEADRITVVKAEIDLEIAKEDLNVEKEYVQRRKEKELIADVDEKKLNLERVKRQGVAALAQFDARLKASQLTYEVERSELDRIREQIEACKMIAPQNGQVVYANQNSGRRGSGEDVIEEGTEVRERQAIIQLPDFSKMKVDARIHESKISMIEEGQDVDIRVDAFPEQRYAGTVDQVSSVPISSNWMRPDLKEYKATIKIVPNGADISKLKPGLTAEIEIRIEERDNVLQVPVQSVITIGEQRYIFVLTPGNTPVRREILIGQASDTMIEVKDGVTAGEEVILNPRTHFADELIELEEKLAMEKKKAQKEGSAAGAAAAGAGKGPAAGKSSGAAGASKKPAGGGPASGGFLQRFDKDSDGKVSKEEAPDRLKERFDSLDTNKDGFLDAGEISKLRPPSGGGGGGGPRPGGDQRS from the coding sequence ATGCACTCTCCAAAGAAAACAAAACGACAGCGCAAGCTCCCTAATAAGGGAACGCTTTTCCTCCTCACAATTCTGATCGCGGGAGCTGTGGTACTACTGGTACCTGCAGTCCGCAGACCACTGTTCTCTGCCTTTTCCAGCGGACAGAAAAAGAACACCACGTATATCACCGATCAGGCGACACGCGGTTCATTCCGTGTGTCGGTTACGGAACGCGGTCAGCTCGACAGTCTGAATAACGTGACCCTGTCCAGTAAAGTCAAAGGCTTCACCACCATCATCAGCATTGTTCCGGAAGGAACGATGGTCAAAGCCGGTGAACTGGTGTGTGAACTCGATTCATCCACGCTGGTCGACAAGGAAAAACAGCAGCAGATTCAGGTGACGCAGGCCGAGGCGGAACTCAAACAGGCGGAAGAAAATGTCGCGATTCAAAAGACACAAAACGAAAGTGATGTCTCCGCAGCGCAGCTGGCACTCGATCTGGCGAAGCTCGATCTGGAAAAATTCCAGAAGGGGGAATCGCAGCGCGATCTGAATGTCAAAGAAGGTGCCGTCACCAAAGCACGTGAAGATCTGCAGCGGGCGGAAGAGAACTTCGAGTTTTCCAAACGCATCGCCAAGAAAGGCTATAAGAACCAGAATGATGTGGAAGCCGACCGGATCACCGTGGTCAAGGCCGAGATCGACCTGGAAATCGCCAAAGAAGATCTCAATGTGGAAAAAGAGTACGTTCAGCGGCGAAAAGAGAAAGAACTGATTGCAGACGTTGATGAAAAGAAACTGAATCTGGAACGCGTGAAAAGACAGGGCGTCGCCGCACTGGCCCAGTTCGATGCCCGACTTAAAGCCAGCCAGCTGACTTATGAAGTCGAACGCAGTGAACTGGACCGGATTCGGGAACAGATCGAGGCCTGCAAAATGATCGCTCCTCAGAACGGTCAGGTTGTTTACGCGAATCAGAACAGTGGCCGCCGCGGTAGCGGTGAAGACGTCATCGAAGAAGGGACGGAAGTCCGCGAGCGTCAGGCAATCATTCAACTGCCCGACTTCTCCAAGATGAAAGTCGACGCCCGGATTCACGAATCGAAGATCAGCATGATCGAAGAAGGCCAGGATGTCGATATCCGCGTGGATGCCTTCCCAGAACAACGTTACGCAGGCACTGTAGATCAGGTCTCTTCCGTGCCGATCTCCTCCAACTGGATGCGTCCCGACCTCAAAGAATACAAGGCGACAATTAAAATCGTTCCCAATGGTGCCGACATTTCTAAACTCAAACCGGGCCTCACAGCAGAAATTGAAATCCGTATTGAAGAGCGGGATAACGTGCTGCAGGTTCCCGTACAGTCGGTCATCACCATCGGCGAACAGCGTTATATCTTCGTCCTGACCCCCGGTAACACTCCTGTCCGACGTGAGATTCTGATCGGCCAGGCCAGTGATACCATGATCGAAGTGAAGGACGGCGTAACAGCCGGCGAGGAAGTCATTCTCAATCCGCGAACTCACTTCGCTGATGAGTTGATCGAACTCGAAGAGAAACTGGCAATGGAAAAGAAGAAAGCACAGAAAGAAGGCAGCGCTGCTGGGGCTGCTGCAGCCGGTGCGGGTAAAGGTCCCGCTGCCGGAAAATCGTCAGGTGCTGCAGGAGCCAGCAAGAAACCAGCCGGCGGTGGTCCAGCCAGTGGTGGTTTCCTGCAACGCTTCGACAAAGATTCAGACGGAAAAGTCTCTAAAGAAGAAGCCCCTGATCGTCTTAAGGAACGCTTTGACTCACTTGATACCAACAAGGATGGTTTCCTTGATGCCGGCGAGATCAGCAAGCTGCGTCCCCCCTCTGGTGGTGGCGGAGGTGGTGGACCTCGACCCGGGGGAGATCAGCGATCATGA
- a CDS encoding ABC transporter permease: protein MTRIIRIVRLAMKSLLLHKLRSGLTMLGIVFGVFSVIAMLAIGEGASAQAQKQVLELGATNVIVRSIKPPDEVAQTSSSARVLQYGLLRSDYKILTETLPTIVNAAPIREVDREVRYLKEAMNARVVGCTADYMAMNHLDLAAGRFLTASDQNKLLNVAVVANEVANKLFKYENPLGQSIRIGPMFYTVVGVTKDRTASAAIGGSLSGQDYNKDVYIPIKTLQAREGDLDIKRQAGSMTAEHIELNQITLRVNDKDTVLPTAQAIRETLEQSHPRNKDYAVVVPLELLKQAEQIRMIFNVVLGSIAAISLVVGGIGIMNIMLATVTERTREIGVRRALGARQRDIIEQFLTETIVLAGSGGLIGVAFGLLTPVTFLGIQWFVQNFVMEGGTAGSDVGRMFFDLQPQIAFWSLPVAFGISVTIGILSGIYPAISAAKLDPIEALRHE from the coding sequence ATGACCCGTATCATTCGCATTGTCAGACTCGCTATGAAAAGCCTGCTGCTGCATAAGCTGCGGTCCGGCCTGACCATGCTCGGGATTGTGTTCGGCGTCTTCTCTGTGATCGCCATGCTGGCCATTGGAGAAGGTGCCAGTGCCCAGGCGCAGAAACAGGTACTCGAACTGGGGGCAACCAACGTCATCGTCCGCAGTATCAAACCACCGGACGAAGTCGCACAGACATCCAGCAGCGCCCGTGTTCTGCAATATGGCCTGTTGCGATCTGATTACAAAATTCTGACAGAAACCCTGCCCACGATTGTCAACGCAGCCCCCATCCGGGAAGTCGATCGGGAAGTTCGTTATCTCAAGGAAGCCATGAATGCCCGCGTCGTAGGTTGCACCGCTGACTATATGGCGATGAATCATCTCGACCTGGCTGCAGGTCGTTTTCTGACCGCCAGTGATCAGAACAAACTGCTCAATGTCGCAGTGGTTGCCAACGAAGTTGCTAACAAACTCTTCAAGTATGAAAACCCGCTTGGACAATCGATTCGCATCGGTCCCATGTTCTACACCGTTGTGGGAGTGACGAAGGACCGCACCGCTTCTGCAGCCATCGGAGGCAGCCTCTCCGGGCAGGACTACAACAAAGACGTCTATATCCCCATCAAAACGCTGCAGGCGCGTGAAGGCGACCTCGATATCAAACGGCAGGCAGGGAGTATGACGGCCGAGCATATCGAATTGAATCAGATCACACTGCGTGTAAATGACAAAGACACGGTTCTTCCCACCGCGCAGGCGATTCGGGAAACGCTGGAGCAGTCACATCCCCGCAATAAAGATTATGCGGTTGTCGTACCGCTGGAACTGCTCAAGCAGGCAGAACAGATTCGTATGATCTTTAACGTCGTGCTCGGGTCTATTGCCGCCATCAGTCTGGTGGTGGGCGGCATCGGTATTATGAATATCATGCTGGCCACCGTGACCGAACGCACCCGTGAAATTGGTGTCCGCCGTGCACTGGGAGCCCGTCAACGAGACATCATCGAACAGTTCCTCACCGAGACGATCGTACTTGCAGGATCAGGCGGTCTGATTGGCGTTGCATTTGGTCTGCTGACCCCCGTCACCTTTCTGGGCATCCAGTGGTTCGTGCAGAACTTCGTGATGGAAGGAGGCACTGCAGGTTCGGATGTGGGCCGCATGTTCTTCGACCTGCAGCCACAGATCGCCTTCTGGAGTCTGCCGGTTGCCTTTGGTATCTCGGTGACTATCGGAATTCTCTCGGGAATTTACCCTGCAATCTCCGCTGCCAAACTCGATCCGATCGAAGCACTCCGTCACGAGTAA